CAAGTTTGTATGCTGGAACCGTGTGTATTTGGAACTACCAGACGCAGGTGGGTGATTATTTTTACTATCCTACACTCAACAGCCTGTTACATGGTTCAGAGTACTGTAATTAGTCTTTCAGCTAGTGTTTTTATGGTTTCGTGGAACTCTTTTCTGATTTGAATCTAATATGAGTGTCCTCTCAGGTGATAACGAAATCCTTCGAGGTGACTGATGTGCCAGGTATAACAGTTATCACGAGCTTATTCTAAATTAATGTTTCcttgttatatgtttttgacTTGCTGTATATTGCCTTGTTTAGTTTGTTACTGTTGCTGAGTTTTTATATATGGCTTTGCAGTTAGGTCGGCCAAGTTCATTCCACGCAAGCAATGGGTTGTGGCAGGAGCGGATGATTTGCATATCCGTGTATACAACTACAATACAATGGACAAGGTTAAAGTTTTCGAGGCCCATGCGGATTACATTAGGTGTGTAGCTGTCCATCCCACCCTTCCGTATGTGCTGTCATCTTCTGATGATATGCTCATAAAGCTTTGGGACTGGGAAAACGGTTGGGCCTGTACTCAGATATTTGAGGGACATTCGCATTATGTGATGCAAGTGGTGTTTAACCCAAAAGACACCAACACTTTTGCCAGTGCATCGCTTGACCGTTCCATAAAGGTGCGAAAATGGCCCAATCGCTTTTATTTATTGCTTATTCAGGTGCTGTAAAATGTGTTTGCTCACAACTTTTTTCATCTCCAGATATGGAATCTTGGTTCCCCAGACCCAAATTTTACACTGGATGCTCATCAGAAAGGAGTCAACTGCGTAGATTACTTTACGGGGGGTGATAAGCCCTATTTAATTACTGGCTCTGATGATCATACTGCTAAGGTATTCTTCTGGTTAAGCTTCCTATATATGTGATTTGTTTCGTCTGCCCAATATGTATTTGCAGATAACTTACTAGTTGTGCTTTTGTAATCAGGTTTGGGACTATCAAACCAAAAGTTGTGTCCAGACGCTAGACGGTCACACCCACAATGTATCTGCAGTATGTTTCCATCCGGAGCTTCCAATAATACTCACAGGTTCTGAGGATGGCACTGTTCGCATTTGGCACGCCACGACTTACAGGTGTTTTAGCTAAACCCTTTCTTCTGTCAATAAGCATAACAATGCTGTTTTTATGGGGTATTTAACACTTAACTACGCCTTGGACACATGAGATTCTTTCTTGTATTCATTTTTACAGTAgtttttttcctctattttgtcctttgatttgttatttttacttttatattttttcaggCTAGAGAACACACTGAATTATTCTCTCGATAGAGTTTGGGCCATTGGTTACATAAAAAGCTCGCGCCGGTGAGTTCTGATTTTTTGCTTCCTCATTTTACCTTTCTATAATAAGTCAATGTTTGTTAGATTTGTTTTCCATGAGTAGATGTTCTCTCTTGGTAGAAACTTTGTTTCTGATTTGCTGTTAGTTCTCGTCTGAAATTGCGATTTGGAGAGCTAATGGTGCTTAGAATTACTATAAGAGCTGTTGAGGGATCATGGTTATACAAGACCATCAACAACGAATGTGTTTGCATTTTACAGGGTTGTGATTGGGTATGATGAAGGAACCATCATGGTTAAACTTGGACGAGAAATTCCTGTCGCTAGCATGGACAGTAGCGGAAAAATTATATGGGCTAAGCATAATGAAATCCAAACTGCAAACATCAAAAGTCTCGGTGCAGGTTATGAGGTGTAGCTTCTAACTATAactattgtattatatttatagCATGCACCAGGCAGCAACATGTGCGATTAAgctatttatttgtattttctgaTGATTTTAAGTTTTCGTCTCTTTGCCTAGGTTACTGACGGAGAAAGACTTCCCTTGGCTGTTAAAGACCTGGGGACCTGTGATCTTTATCCACAAGTAAGTGTTACTATACAGAACTCTCTGAAAATTGTCCTTTTGTGCTGAATTATTATAGGGGATATTGGGGAAACATTTCGAAGTTGTGGGTACCACTAGAGTCATGTTTCAGCTAAAAATGATTCTTTAATGGTTCTTTGAAACAATATACATTTGAAATGAAGCAGTTTAgatgatataaattaaattatgtttCATACGAAGTCCCAAGAGTGTGGTTCCGTATAATCATCTCTTCTATCTCACAAATAGCTATTTGTTCTAACTCTCAGAGCTTGAAGCACAATCCTAACGGGAGGTTTGTGGTAGTCTGCGGTGATGGAGAGTACATAATCTACACAGCTTTGGCTTGGAGAAACAGATCTTTTGGTTCTGGACTGGAATTTGTTTGGTCATCGGAGGGGGAATGTGCAGTTCGAGAAAGCCCatcaaagataaaaatattcagCAAAAATTTCCAGGTTTGACTTTCCGCTCCATTTTTGTAAGGGTGCTTCTAGTGTTGAAGAAATTGCTGATGCTTGCAATGGGGACATATATTTGTGGGTCTGGTGTGTTAATAAAAGTGGTACTTACAGGAAAGGAAGAGCATTCGGCCTACTTTCTCAGCTGAGAAGATTTTTGGAGGAACCCTGTTAGCAATGTGTTCAAATGATTTCATTTGCTTCTATGATTGGGCTGAATGTAGGCTGATTCAGCAAATTGATGTCACTGTGAAGGTACACAACGAATGAACTTGTCTCTGAAGtgaaatttaactttcatcAGTTTTTTTTCCAATTCTCTCTCTTTACATTTTATTCAGTTGGAAGTTTCTCCATTTGTGTCTTATCTAACTCTTTAGTGCTCCATGAAAATTTGCAGAATGTTTATTGGGCTGAAAGTGGTGATTTAGTAGCCATTGCTAGTGATACGTCATTCTACATCCTGAAGTACAATGTGAGAGTCCCGGTCAACCTTTAAATTTTGAGCAATATATTATTGATTTCCGCTTTCGTGGATTTTCCAAATGTTTACTCTGGTGTTCCTCTCTGTTACAGCGTGACTTGGTTTCCTCGCATTTTGATAGTGGAAGACCAACTGATGAAGAGGGTGTTGAGGATGCTTTTGAGGTCCTCCATGAGAATGATGAACGTGTTAGGACAGGTATATGGGTCGGGGATTGCTTCATTTACAACAACTCTTCTTCGAAGCTTAACTTTTGTGTTGGAGGCGAGGTACTCtttgtgtatttttatttcttcaaaGATTCAATCATCTTTATGAGCCACACTGTATCTTAGCTGCTAATATACTTACGGCAGGTAACCACAATGTATCATTTGGACCGTCCAATGTATTTGTTAGGCTATATTGCCAATCAAAGCCGGGTATACTTGGTAGACAAAGAATTCAAGTACGTTCCTTtacttctttcttttattttagacTGTTTTATAATGCATTCAGAATTTGCTGACGTGTTTCACCTTTTCTTGGGAATGCAGTGTCATAGGATATACCCTGCTGCTTAGCCTCATTGAATACAAGACACTTGTGATGCGAGGTGATTTGGATAAAGCCAATGAAATTTTACCTACCATTCCAAAAGAGCAGCTTAACAAGTACGTTATACGTTACAGACTCATTCTTTACCGCATCTTATCTCGTGCTATCTCCTACGATGTGATGTTATTCAGCTTGTGTTTTACATAGATGCCTTCCTATCTATTCTTATTTCACTATATAGTTTTTGTATATATCTCTTATTTTGTTCTGGAATTGCTTCCAATTGTTAGTGTTGCTCATTTCTTGGAGTCTCGAGGAATGATTGAAGATGCTTTAGAAATTGCGACAGATGCGGACTACAGATTTGAGCTGGCCATACAGTTGGGTAGACTTGAGATTGCAAAGGTAAATATTATATGTGATGATTGAATGTTTAAGAagtacctttttattttaacaaaaggAGTATAGTGAGCACTGCGTTTCTTATCCATGTTATTCCATTATTGTAGGAAATCGCTGAAGAAGTGCAGAGTGAGTCTAAATGGAAGCAGTTAGGAGAGTTGGCCATGTCTTCTGGGAAGGTACATCTTCTCTAGAATATTCTGTCTTAAAGTTTTGTGTAAATACAGGAAAATAACTCGCTGCACATATGCTATATCAGTCGATTTACTACGAGACTCTGTATTGATAACAGAAAGTTGCTAAATTTAGATTTTACAGTGGCATCTCCAATACCTACTATCTAAGTGATTCTGTTGAATTTGTGTGTGCTCCATCATGATAGCTACAACTGGCCGAGGATTGCATGAAGTACGCTATGGATTTAAGTGGTTTGCTACTACTATACTCTTCCTTGGGAGACGCTGAAGGGGTGTCAAAGCTTGCATGCCTTGCTAAGGAGCAGGGAAAGAACAATGTCGCCTTTCTTTGCTTATTCATGCTGGGTAGATTGGAAGATTGTCTGCAGTTATTGGTGGAGAGGTATTTCACTAGTGCTCAAATGGCGgtttataaaaatcaaatccATATGCCTTTCTTGTTATCTcgatgacaatttttttttattttccagcAATCGGATACCAGAAGCTGCTCTGATGGCACGTTCTTATCTTCCAAGCAAAGTTTCAGAGATAGTTGCTCTTTGGAGGAAAGATCTCAGCAAGGTTACTTACTTATCTTTCTATTATAACCTTCTGGTCAATgagattatatattatatggcTTTAAGTTAGCTTTGACTTGTCAACAGGTTAATTCAAAAGCAGCAGAATCTTTGGCTGATCCTGAAGAGTACCCAAATCTTTTTGAGGATTGGCAAGTTGCTCTTTCTGTTGAAGCGAAAGCTGTAGAGACGAGGTACTCCTAGCATAACTTcctatgttcttttttttttttatctttattccAAGCTGTATGTTCTGAAATGGGACAACTTCATCCATGAGCAACTCTCTATTTCATTTGTCTACACATTGAGATGATTAATGTTGATGGTTCATACCCAGCGAGCGTATTATTGGTTTGGTCAAGCCAAGAAATTGACTCTTGTTTATCTACAGGGGAGTTTATGCTGCTGCAGAAGATTATCCAACCCACGCCGATAAATCTGCCATTACCCTCGTGGAAGCCTTCAGAAACATGCAAGTTGAAGCAGAGGAATCAATGGAAAATGGACACATGGAACACGAGGTGAGTTCATATGGAGCTGTAGGATCCTAAATAGTGGATGGTTCGTTTATATCAAA
The Brassica napus cultivar Da-Ae chromosome A1, Da-Ae, whole genome shotgun sequence DNA segment above includes these coding regions:
- the LOC106349757 gene encoding coatomer subunit beta'-3-like isoform X2, producing MPLSLDIKRKFAQRSERVKSVDLHPTEPWILASLYAGTVCIWNYQTQVITKSFEVTDVPVRSAKFIPRKQWVVAGADDLHIRVYNYNTMDKVKVFEAHADYIRCVAVHPTLPYVLSSSDDMLIKLWDWENGWACTQIFEGHSHYVMQVVFNPKDTNTFASASLDRSIKIWNLGSPDPNFTLDAHQKGVNCVDYFTGGDKPYLITGSDDHTAKVWDYQTKSCVQTLDGHTHNVSAVCFHPELPIILTGSEDGTVRIWHATTYRLENTLNYSLDRVWAIGYIKSSRRVVIGYDEGTIMVKLGREIPVASMDSSGKIIWAKHNEIQTANIKSLGAGYEVTDGERLPLAVKDLGTCDLYPQSLKHNPNGRFVVVCGDGEYIIYTALAWRNRSFGSGLEFVWSSEGECAVRESPSKIKIFSKNFQERKSIRPTFSAEKIFGGTLLAMCSNDFICFYDWAECRLIQQIDVTVKNVYWAESGDLVAIASDTSFYILKYNRDLVSSHFDSGRPTDEEGVEDAFEVLHENDERVRTGIWVGDCFIYNNSSSKLNFCVGGEVTTMYHLDRPMYLLGYIANQSRVYLVDKEFNVIGYTLLLSLIEYKTLVMRGDLDKANEILPTIPKEQLNNVAHFLESRGMIEDALEIATDADYRFELAIQLGRLEIAKEIAEEVQSESKWKQLGELAMSSGKLQLAEDCMKYAMDLSGLLLLYSSLGDAEGVSKLACLAKEQGKNNVAFLCLFMLGRLEDCLQLLVESNRIPEAALMARSYLPSKVSEIVALWRKDLSKVNSKAAESLADPEEYPNLFEDWQVALSVEAKAVETRGVYAAAEDYPTHADKSAITLVEAFRNMQVEAEESMENGHMEHEVAEENGHGENEGDEEEQLEEEEKEEVNQEEGVVVDRDSTDGGAVLVNGSEGDEEWGTNNKGNQPA
- the LOC106349757 gene encoding coatomer subunit beta'-3-like isoform X1 codes for the protein MPLSLDIKRKFAQRSERVKSVDLHPTEPWILASLYAGTVCIWNYQTQVITKSFEVTDVPVRSAKFIPRKQWVVAGADDLHIRVYNYNTMDKVKVFEAHADYIRCVAVHPTLPYVLSSSDDMLIKLWDWENGWACTQIFEGHSHYVMQVVFNPKDTNTFASASLDRSIKIWNLGSPDPNFTLDAHQKGVNCVDYFTGGDKPYLITGSDDHTAKVWDYQTKSCVQTLDGHTHNVSAVCFHPELPIILTGSEDGTVRIWHATTYRLENTLNYSLDRVWAIGYIKSSRRVVIGYDEGTIMVKLGREIPVASMDSSGKIIWAKHNEIQTANIKSLGAGYEVTDGERLPLAVKDLGTCDLYPQSLKHNPNGRFVVVCGDGEYIIYTALAWRNRSFGSGLEFVWSSEGECAVRESPSKIKIFSKNFQERKSIRPTFSAEKIFGGTLLAMCSNDFICFYDWAECRLIQQIDVTVKNVYWAESGDLVAIASDTSFYILKYNRDLVSSHFDSGRPTDEEGVEDAFEVLHENDERVRTGIWVGDCFIYNNSSSKLNFCVGGEVTTMYHLDRPMYLLGYIANQSRVYLVDKEFNVIGYTLLLSLIEYKTLVMRGDLDKANEILPTIPKEQLNNVAHFLESRGMIEDALEIATDADYRFELAIQLGRLEIAKEIAEEVQSESKWKQLGELAMSSGKLQLAEDCMKYAMDLSGLLLLYSSLGDAEGVSKLACLAKEQGKNNVAFLCLFMLGRLEDCLQLLVESNRIPEAALMARSYLPSKVSEIVALWRKDLSKVNSKAAESLADPEEYPNLFEDWQVALSVEAKAVETRGVYAAAEDYPTHADKSAITLVEAFRNMQVEAEESMENGHMEHESEQVAEENGHGENEGDEEEQLEEEEKEEVNQEEGVVVDRDSTDGGAVLVNGSEGDEEWGTNNKGNQPA
- the LOC106349757 gene encoding coatomer subunit beta'-3-like isoform X3, which translates into the protein MPLSLDIKRKFAQRSERVKSVDLHPTEPWILASLYAGTVCIWNYQTQVITKSFEVTDVPVRSAKFIPRKQWVVAGADDLHIRVYNYNTMDKVKVFEAHADYIRCVAVHPTLPYVLSSSDDMLIKLWDWENGWACTQIFEGHSHYVMQVVFNPKDTNTFASASLDRSIKIWNLGSPDPNFTLDAHQKGVNCVDYFTGGDKPYLITGSDDHTAKVWDYQTKSCVQTLDGHTHNVSAVCFHPELPIILTGSEDGTVRIWHATTYRLENTLNYSLDRVWAIGYIKSSRRVVIGYDEGTIMVKLGREIPVASMDSSGKIIWAKHNEIQTANIKSLGAGYEVTDGERLPLAVKDLGTCDLYPQSLKHNPNGRFVVVCGDGEYIIYTALAWRNRSFGSGLEFVWSSEGECAVRESPSKIKIFSKNFQERKSIRPTFSAEKIFGGTLLAMCSNDFICFYDWAECRLIQQIDVTVKNVYWAESGDLVAIASDTSFYILKYNRDLVSSHFDSGRPTDEEGVEDAFEVLHENDERVRTGIWVGDCFIYNNSSSKLNFCVGGEVTTMYHLDRPMYLLGYIANQSRVYLVDKEFNVIGYTLLLSLIEYKTLVMRGDLDKANEILPTIPKEQLNNVAHFLESRGMIEDALEIATDADYRFELAIQLGRLEIAKEIAEEVQSESKWKQLGELAMSSGKLQLAEDCMKYAMDLSGLLLLYSSLGDAEGVSKLACLAKEQGKNNVAFLCLFMLGRLEDCLQLLVESNRIPEAALMARSYLPSKVSEIVALWRKDLSKVNSKAAESLADPEEYPNLFEDWQVALSVEAKAVETRGVYAAAEDYPTHADKSAITLVEAFRNMQVEAEESMENGHMEHESEQVAEENGHGENEGDEEEQLEEEEKEEVNQEEGVVVDRDSTDGGAVLVNGSEGDEEWVLTPRQ
- the LOC106349757 gene encoding coatomer subunit beta'-3-like isoform X4; its protein translation is MPLSLDIKRKFAQRSERVKSVDLHPTEPWILASLYAGTVCIWNYQTQVITKSFEVTDVPVRSAKFIPRKQWVVAGADDLHIRVYNYNTMDKVKVFEAHADYIRCVAVHPTLPYVLSSSDDMLIKLWDWENGWACTQIFEGHSHYVMQVVFNPKDTNTFASASLDRSIKIWNLGSPDPNFTLDAHQKGVNCVDYFTGGDKPYLITGSDDHTAKVWDYQTKSCVQTLDGHTHNVSAVCFHPELPIILTGSEDGTVRIWHATTYRLENTLNYSLDRVWAIGYIKSSRRVVIGYDEGTIMVKLGREIPVASMDSSGKIIWAKHNEIQTANIKSLGAGYEVTDGERLPLAVKDLGTCDLYPQSLKHNPNGRFVVVCGDGEYIIYTALAWRNRSFGSGLEFVWSSEGECAVRESPSKIKIFSKNFQERKSIRPTFSAEKIFGGTLLAMCSNDFICFYDWAECRLIQQIDVTVKNVYWAESGDLVAIASDTSFYILKYNRDLVSSHFDSGRPTDEEGVEDAFEVLHENDERVRTGIWVGDCFIYNNSSSKLNFCVGGEVTTMYHLDRPMYLLGYIANQSRVYLVDKEFNVIGYTLLLSLIEYKTLVMRGDLDKANEILPTIPKEQLNNVAHFLESRGMIEDALEIATDADYRFELAIQLGRLEIAKEIAEEVQSESKWKQLGELAMSSGKLQLAEDCMKYAMDLSGLLLLYSSLGDAEGVSKLACLAKEQGKNNVAFLCLFMLGRLEDCLQLLVESNRIPEAALMARSYLPSKVSEIVALWRKDLSKVNSKAAESLADPEEYPNLFEDWQVALSVEAKAVETRGVYAAAEDYPTHADKSAITLVEAFRNMQVEAEESMENGHMEHEVAEENGHGENEGDEEEQLEEEEKEEVNQEEGVVVDRDSTDGGAVLVNGSEGDEEWVLTPRQ